From a single Pseudomonas triticicola genomic region:
- a CDS encoding outer membrane lipoprotein carrier protein LolA — translation MNVFFRSLGALTLLAVSSWANAFDLQQLSEQLAKPDVIHGQFIQEKHLRALPQPLISKGSFVLAKNHGLLWLLKTPLQQDYRITANGIARRDTNGWQLLPNKSAGAEQNRLFLAVLQGDSSGLQRDFELALSGTAQQWQLTLTPRSMLLKQVFKQINIDGGALVQTIELLETQGDSTLLRMQDSTAEQPLSEAEQHDFAE, via the coding sequence ATGAATGTGTTTTTCAGAAGCCTCGGCGCGTTGACGCTGCTGGCCGTGTCGTCATGGGCCAATGCCTTCGACCTGCAACAACTGAGTGAACAACTGGCGAAACCGGATGTTATCCACGGCCAGTTCATTCAGGAAAAACACCTGCGCGCCCTGCCGCAGCCGCTGATCAGCAAGGGCAGCTTCGTCCTCGCGAAAAATCATGGCCTGCTGTGGCTGTTGAAAACTCCGCTGCAACAGGATTACCGCATCACCGCCAATGGCATCGCCCGCCGTGACACCAACGGCTGGCAACTGCTGCCGAACAAGAGCGCCGGCGCCGAGCAGAACCGTTTGTTCCTCGCCGTGCTGCAAGGTGACAGCAGCGGTTTGCAGCGCGATTTCGAACTGGCCCTGAGCGGCACGGCGCAGCAGTGGCAACTGACTCTGACGCCGCGTTCGATGCTGCTCAAGCAAGTGTTCAAGCAGATCAATATCGATGGCGGCGCCCTTGTGCAAACCATCGAGCTGCTGGAAACCCAAGGCGACAGCACCCTGCTGCGCATGCAGGACAGCACGGCCGAGCAACCCCTGAGCGAAGCGGAGCAACATGACTTTGCCGAGTGA
- a CDS encoding MMPL family transporter, whose amino-acid sequence MTLPSERRLPWLFLSLLLAVVALAAWQWRDGAPLSANLMELLPGTSPDALEVRAEQRMQEPLNREMLVLVGHADRQQALNMAQQLGEQWQASGLFETVQWNLQADLPALRKQLLQGRLAMLSADDRQLLSEHPDAFIQQQVQALFDPFNGFTLVPSQDDWLGLTGRIQNSQPKHGAVQLDIGSGALVAEADGKSWVMLRARTTGNAFDMNLPLQVAELLQHSREQAAQSGVQLLAASGLLYAANGQQQATREMTWVGGGATIGILLLLLLAFRRWGVLLAFVPVLVGMLFGAVACVALFGHMHVMTLVLGSSLIGVAVDYPLHYLSKSWSLKPWRSWPALRLTLPGLTLSLITSVIGYLALAWTPFPALTQIAVFSAAGLLGAYLSAVCLLPALLKNVQLRPAQWPLRLAERLIHLREALLGCIRTPALLALLIAFCVGGLMQLQSKNDIRQWVGAPQHLTDEAQTIARITGYQPTSQFFLVRAANQEQLLERQAALSERLQQLVNLDKLQGYQALDQLVSAPSQQQQVRESLNRLPSFWQPLLDLGVPVAALQNELQQLQTLPAEDIDAALAGPLGEPYRTLWLGPTEDGVAAITSLQGLNNPSLLRVQALDLPGVVLVDRLGDLNKVFAATQISAAELKLASCVLIVLVLMLPFGLTGALRIVAMPLLAALCSLASLGWLGQPLTLFSLFGLLLVTAISVDYAILMREQVGGAAVSLLGTLLAAVTTWLSFGLLAVSSTPAVSNFGLSVSLGLAFSFMLAPWAGRHEPVAEPAA is encoded by the coding sequence ATGACTTTGCCGAGTGAACGCAGGCTGCCCTGGCTGTTTCTGAGCCTGCTGCTGGCCGTCGTCGCGCTGGCTGCCTGGCAGTGGCGCGACGGTGCGCCGCTGTCGGCCAATCTCATGGAGCTGCTACCCGGGACCAGTCCAGACGCGCTGGAAGTGCGCGCCGAACAGCGCATGCAAGAACCGCTCAATCGCGAAATGCTGGTGCTGGTCGGTCACGCCGATCGCCAGCAAGCACTGAACATGGCTCAGCAACTGGGCGAACAATGGCAGGCCAGCGGTCTGTTCGAAACCGTGCAATGGAATCTGCAAGCCGACTTGCCGGCGCTGCGCAAGCAATTGCTGCAAGGGCGTTTGGCGATGCTCTCGGCGGATGATCGGCAGCTACTCAGCGAGCACCCCGACGCGTTCATCCAGCAGCAGGTGCAGGCGCTGTTCGATCCGTTCAACGGCTTCACCCTGGTGCCGAGCCAGGACGACTGGCTGGGCCTGACCGGACGCATCCAGAACAGCCAGCCGAAACATGGCGCAGTGCAACTGGACATTGGCAGCGGCGCACTGGTCGCCGAGGCCGACGGCAAGAGCTGGGTGATGCTGCGTGCGCGCACCACCGGCAATGCTTTCGACATGAACCTGCCGCTACAAGTGGCAGAGCTGCTCCAGCACAGCCGCGAGCAAGCGGCGCAAAGCGGCGTGCAGTTGCTCGCCGCCAGTGGCCTGCTCTATGCCGCCAACGGCCAGCAACAAGCCACCCGCGAAATGACCTGGGTCGGCGGTGGTGCGACGATCGGCATTCTGCTGTTGCTGCTGTTGGCGTTTCGCCGCTGGGGCGTGCTGCTGGCGTTTGTGCCGGTGCTGGTCGGCATGCTGTTCGGCGCGGTGGCCTGCGTGGCGCTGTTCGGTCACATGCATGTGATGACGCTGGTGCTCGGCTCAAGTCTGATCGGCGTTGCCGTCGATTACCCACTGCACTATCTATCCAAGAGCTGGAGCCTCAAGCCCTGGCGCAGCTGGCCGGCCCTGCGCCTGACGTTGCCGGGGCTGACCCTGAGCCTGATCACCAGCGTCATCGGCTATCTGGCGCTAGCGTGGACGCCGTTCCCGGCATTGACGCAGATCGCCGTGTTCTCCGCTGCCGGCTTGCTCGGTGCCTATCTGTCGGCGGTCTGCCTGCTGCCGGCGCTGCTGAAAAATGTCCAACTGCGCCCGGCGCAATGGCCGCTGCGCCTGGCCGAACGCCTGATTCATCTGCGTGAGGCGCTGCTCGGTTGCATTCGCACGCCCGCGCTGCTGGCCCTGCTGATCGCCTTCTGCGTCGGCGGCCTGATGCAGTTGCAGAGCAAAAACGACATCCGCCAATGGGTCGGCGCGCCGCAGCATCTGACCGACGAAGCGCAGACCATCGCGCGCATCACCGGGTATCAACCGACCAGCCAGTTCTTCCTCGTCCGTGCGGCCAATCAGGAGCAATTGCTCGAGCGCCAGGCAGCACTGAGCGAGCGCCTGCAGCAACTGGTCAACCTCGACAAACTGCAAGGCTATCAGGCCCTCGATCAACTGGTCAGCGCGCCGAGCCAGCAACAGCAAGTGCGCGAATCACTGAACAGGCTGCCGTCGTTCTGGCAACCGCTGCTCGATCTCGGCGTGCCGGTGGCTGCGTTGCAAAACGAATTGCAGCAATTGCAGACCCTGCCCGCCGAAGACATTGACGCCGCGCTGGCCGGCCCGCTCGGCGAGCCGTATCGGACACTGTGGCTTGGACCGACTGAAGACGGCGTCGCAGCAATCACCAGCCTGCAGGGCTTGAACAATCCGTCATTGCTGCGCGTGCAGGCACTGGACTTGCCGGGAGTGGTACTGGTCGATCGCCTCGGTGATCTGAACAAGGTGTTCGCCGCCACGCAGATCAGCGCCGCCGAACTGAAACTGGCCTCCTGCGTGTTGATCGTGCTGGTGCTGATGCTGCCGTTCGGCCTGACCGGCGCCCTGCGTATCGTCGCCATGCCGCTGCTGGCGGCGCTGTGCAGTCTGGCCAGCCTTGGCTGGCTCGGTCAGCCACTGACCTTGTTCAGTCTTTTCGGCCTGTTGCTGGTGACGGCAATCAGCGTCGATTACGCAATCCTCATGCGCGAACAGGTCG
- a CDS encoding acyl-CoA thioesterase, which translates to MRSAGVLHADTEILVPFFDVDTMHVVWHGHYVKYLEVARCALLDKIGHNYTHMVDSGYAWPIIDLQLRYVRGAVFGQRLNVRASLIEWENRLKINYLITDLQTGERLTRASSVQVAVEVSSREMQLASPKVFTDAVERMLR; encoded by the coding sequence ATGCGTAGTGCCGGAGTGCTTCACGCCGATACCGAGATTCTCGTGCCGTTTTTCGACGTCGACACCATGCACGTGGTCTGGCACGGCCATTACGTCAAATATCTCGAAGTGGCACGCTGTGCGCTGCTGGACAAGATCGGCCATAACTACACGCACATGGTCGACTCGGGTTACGCCTGGCCGATCATCGACCTGCAACTTCGCTACGTGCGCGGCGCGGTGTTCGGCCAGCGGCTGAACGTGCGCGCCAGTCTGATCGAGTGGGAAAACCGTCTGAAGATCAACTATCTGATCACCGACCTGCAGACCGGCGAACGCCTGACCCGCGCAAGCTCCGTGCAAGTCGCTGTCGAAGTGAGCAGCCGCGAGATGCAACTGGCTTCACCCAAAGTCTTCACCGATGCCGTAGAAAGGATGCTGCGATGA